The Drosophila innubila isolate TH190305 chromosome 2L unlocalized genomic scaffold, UK_Dinn_1.0 4_B_2L, whole genome shotgun sequence genome segment GCTACAGTAAAACCCCTTTTAAAGTAGCTTGTGATGCGAGAACTGATAGAGGCGGTTGGACGATTATCTTGCGTCGAACAGATGGAAGTGAGAATTTTAGTCGAGACTGGAACACATACAAGAATGGATTCGGGAGTTTGGATGGTGAGTTCTTCTTGGGCCTGGACAAGATTCACGCATTAACTTCAGACACTAGCATGGAGTTGCTTGTTGCTCTTGAGGATTTTGAGGGTGATATACGCTACGAAAGGTACGATAGATTTGGAATCGCAAATGAGGATAAACAATATGCCTTGTCTACATTGGGTGAAGCCAGTGGAACTGCTGGTGATTCATTGAGGAAACATCATCAAATGAAGTGGTCTACTATGGATCGTAATAATGACCTGATGGTAAAAATACCTTGTGCCGCGTTCTATACAGCCGGATAGTGGTACCATGGATGTCATGAAAGGTAAGAAAGAGTGCATACTTTAAGTATGTTTGTAAAGTTTATTTCTAATGTTCAATGATTTTAGTCAATTGACTGGTCACTATAAAAACAACGAACATGGATATGGTATCAATTGGCTCTCATTCCGGGGATACACGTACTCATTGAAAAGGGCCGTCATGTTGATAAGGCCAAGAGATTATGAAGCACCCGAGATTTAAGATATTCGGCATGTATTCTTTTATTTGATCTTAAATTTTCAGCTAATTGTCTAATGAAACATTCTGATGAAACTcttattgttaaaattgtattatattgtcAGTTTCAATAtccaatttaatacaataaacctttaaacaatttgaattaaaatacattcaccattctttataaatacagactggattttaataattaaactcaTTATAACTATCATATACTTATCATTAAATAGTATTTTCAGCTTTATAGagtacatattatatttttaattttattttgtaaattaaattctggttttgtaaaaaattgcCCCTTTTTTCTCACGTTTTTGATTCACTATATTAACTGTTATTTTTGATTGTATACTTAATGCAATTACTtacaatgttttaaaattaaatatttttaatattaaagattaACCAAAAGCTAGTAAAAAGTCTTCAACTTTTGCTTTAATCAGTTACGCAGAATGTTAAAGTTAGTTCTTTTCAGATATTTTCTGATTAATcagaaaccaaaataaaaagaaaactgttGATGAAAAGTACTCAGGTGGCGGGCTAAAAGTTAACAAGGAATATTAACACACACTATGtaaatgtctgtgtgtgtgtaacttgAATACTTGAATCTCTGGCTGAACGCTTGTtgataactttttaaaagcaCTCCCTCTGGGTATAAGCTTTTCTacccctctttctctctttctcacacaCCATACCCACCCctaaatacacacatataagcacacacgcacacactcgaCAGATTAACAACGTtgcttacaaaataaaacttttagctTGTACTCGGACTTATCTCTGATAGCCATTAGTAAGGCAGAAAAGTTAACAATGAGCCAGCAAAGACCAAAGACCAAAGCCAAAGTAAAAACTTAACTTGGCCACTGATAAACGTGCTTCACAAACACTGATAAAGACAGAGCAGGAGGGAGAGTGGGAGAATGGGAGTCTAAGAGGTTCGGAGAGGGAGGCAGTGCAAAAGTTATTCCCAAAACTTGCCCGCAAAAACTctttctcgtttttttttttgttttcagtgaTAATTGCTGCTTAGccaaagaaattgtttttctcCCGTATATCTTTCCATATATGTAAGATCTTATACATTCTTTTGATTAGTTTCCGAATGTAACCAAAGTGTGCGGGCTAAAGGGAAGCTGAAGGGTGTAGTTGTATTATTAGCCTAGAGTTTGCAATTAGTGGCTCATTTAAAAGAGATTTTGCTGAGTTTGAGTTTTGCTGATTAGATTGTGAGAGAGTCTGTTATCAAAGGGTGGGAACCAGTAAAAGAGTATAGCTTTCAGAAAGGTCTTCCATATTAGGAATCGAAACATGCACTgagataaataaacaatagctaaaatcaataataacctattaattttattagagTCAACCAAAAGATGTGGACAACAGCTgtagataatttaaaataaaattgttagttATTGCTACAgtcataattaaatcattaattaaaaaaagacaatTTCAATGCGccttttagaaaatataaatataatctaaTTGAGTACCatttaaaatgctaaaaaaaaattttttgtacttcAGAAGCTCGACGGTAGACctagaaatttataaatgataagtattatatataagtatattttgtgtattgttattatatttaaatcaaatttgttaaGAACAATCAATAGGAAAGTCTACTATAGAGCTAACTCGACTGTGAAagtctgtttatttattgtgtaaaATAGAgaattatgataaaaaataaaataatgttaataaaacttaatagaACTTTAATTTCAGTGTAAATGTacgcttaaaattttttactgCTCTTAACGTCCCAACTAAATTACACAcatggcaacaataacaacacaacCAGTTGGGGGAAGGTGAAAGTCAAGGGAGAGGGCGGGGAGTGGGAAGTGGATATGAGAAACATAAAATGCAATGTGTTTTGCCTTCTCGCATTCTTCTCGAATCATTTAACCCGAGCTCCATTTTCATAAaacgaaattattaaaatggttTATTCGTCTCTGACGATAAACCTGGGCTCCATTGTGTGCCATATGCTGCCTATATACCCAATACATActctatatgtacatacatatgtactacATAAATAAGTTTAAGTGTTTCAAGTGAAATTCCAGAAATTTCAGAATGTTTCTAAAAGAGTAATTCGGTATTAATCGCTGACTTTATTATCGAGGTCTTTaagataaaaagtttaaataacttgcaaaataaaacaatataattgCAAGTTGTAAATACTCTGTAATAAAACAGTGCTTTGGCAGTGTAATGacatttttagttaattactTTCTGTATTGCTCCTTGGCAGATTCATATTtgctaattaaatgttatgtaTGGGGTATATTTGagcttaatttatttcaaaaggtAAATATGTTGTCAATTTTCAGCCCGATAATTATAGGGTATTTCCAAGTCATGCAGTTCTctctaaaatattattttatgttatagcttgaacaaacatttagccacaaaaaagcaaatatttaattgaaaattcttaTTGAGAAGTATTTTATTGTTGACATTGAAAACAAGAATGAGTGTTATAATGAGATTCGGAATTTGTACaagcagggaataacaccggaaccggtaCCGGAAGTGTTAACCGTTTCagttttagtaccggaactgaaaccgtaaccgaattaaaattctctgtcaagcaCCAAATaccgaaacgcttgtaccggtacggttgcggtaaagttgctaggtcaaagagttgtccagcttccaactgtcataacttgatcaaaactgaatagattttcaaacggaatgtcattttggtcttgatttggcctcttaattcattctgtattcaaattttgttcatttagaaaatttaattattttcgaccaagattcgatttcgatggtaagggtcccacctttgaaattttgaaaattcaaaattttaaatctcaagttttcacttttaatcaactccttatatcataattagtataaaacaacactctAAACTTGATTGTGAGatcattcatttttttgtaaaaaatcatgaagaattggataaaaatgtTCACTTGTAAAGTGATTAGCTCCAAAATCtgaacaacttcaaactgttataacttgatcaaaactgagcagattttcaagcggaatgtaattttgatcatgatttggcctctaaatacttcctgcattcaaatattaaaaaaaaaaaaattgcccTAGGTCTGTTTATTTGGATGTCATATTTACTATAAaactacatattaaaattttaaaatgtttcaaaattgatttgctgtaCCGTTACGTTTCGATACTGAttccggaaccgaaagaaaaaaactgaaatagaacctttcaccgaaatagttatttcggaacgtaccggaaccgaaaccgtaacctatatttgtttcggtttgatttccTGTGTACGAGTGTATCTGAGtgtaagtgagtgtgtgtaatgAATTATATTgtggaaaataataattaaatcacaAATGGAAATTTTCCATCATTCGCAtcgattaaaaaattaaataaatatttttgaatcttataaatattttaaaacttaaagaattgcaaataaatcgcatttaaattatcaacTAAAAATGCATAATGGATGCATAATCAATCAACTCTGagaattgaatatttttgaattgaatttgtgtcagattaacaattaattgatatGCGAATGTGAATAATGTCAATCATAATTATTGATTGTCCATTAGTAGCTcacttgttatttattatgggcaacaacaaaatgtttgtCGTGTTGAAAGGCGataaaaaatcgatttaagtGCTGGACAGTCTCATAAATTCACTTTTATGCAGGACAAGATACaagtaaatacttttaatgaaTAACACAAGTGGGAATTGCTTTTGAGTGACGCCATATGAATACCCTGCTATGCATATactgattatatttttaatctatttttaccaactaattttatttcgaaaatacaataaaattgtaaatatttgtacattaatacaaaaatatatttaatagaatttgataagattttttttacatggaaatttatttatttattaatgtcaactaagaacagttgattaaaattaaaataaaattatgaaaaacatattaaactaaaaaataaaatttaaaattaaaactgaactaaagttaaatatactaaaactatttgaaatgtatctgatagatttttgaattttttttttgtgcaacattttatttttttttatttttacttatagGGTATAAAGCTATCGTTTTGAGTTAAAAAGACTTTGCTATTGTCTTTAGCATTAGAAACTCGTGTTGAGTGATCATTaggaaaaaactttttcattttcctgtCATTTCCCATCGATATTTACGacattgttttgcttttattatttggcaattaataaaatactagATTCaaggcaaatgaaaatttgatttgatagcAACgtcaaaaacaatgaaaaacgCAGTGGGGAAAAAGCGAGAGAGGGATgaagaaaagagagagagaggcaatAGTGAAAGCCGTATGCATTTTCTTATCAAATGTCAGAAGCAGCAGTTgaagttgcttttgttgtgggGAGATCGGTGCATCCGCTCCCCTCCCCTTCCCTTTCTGAGTCCAGCGCGGACCTTGCCTCTTGCAACAGCGGACcaataaacaaaagcattAAACCCATAAAAACTGGGAACATGGCACTCTCGAGAATTAACACTACATTATTCACAATgcaatttcgaaaaaaatgtttcaaccCAAAACGAACGACTCCATAGctatgtgaatgtgaatggtgaatgtgaatgtgaatgtgaatacgTGTGCAATGACTCACATGGGTGCCTGCCGTCTCTATTGCCTGCAGCTCCATAGggagagggagtgagagagagagagagagggagcagAGGGAGAGTGGGTCAGCTGTGGCGTAGGCCAACTCTCAGCGggatccctctctctctctctcctccctCTCTGTGAGCAACAGTAAGTGGTGTGTGTAATGAATTATATTgtggaaaataataattaaatcacaAATGGATTTTCCATCATTCGCAtcgattaaaaaattaaataaatattttgaatcttataaatattttaaaacaaattgcaaataaatcgcatttaaattatcaactaaaaatgcataatggatgctcaattttaatatttgtatttatcattttttttacttaatgtataataatgaataagtgattaattaagttaactaatttttttgtattgtgtatttttttttacatggtatataaaatttgcatCATATAGGACTACGTGAGTCGATTTTAGAGTTGATAGTGAAAGTTTTTCAATACGTGATCGGTGCCTCTTCTTAACTCAACAAGCATTTTCACAGATTTGAATGAACGAACGTAGCGCaaaagaggagagagagaggagggaaaggccctctctctctctctcttcctctctgtGGGCTTGGCAGCTGCACCTTTGCTTGTCGTTGCCTGCCAGCGCGCTTAAcattttgtataccctgtaataaaataagtgaTAAAGAGTAGTGTAGAATATAAAGCATCATTTATCTGTAGTCGATTTtagagttgttttttttaacgtGATTATTCTTAACTCAAAATTTCAAGACAATcgcaaaaaatatgaaaaagttatgcattttttcaaaaattatttctaattcTTATTACTtagaattaatataaaaatactttcatttactcaatattttttctatatttagtatatgtattttcgtaaaattttttagtataattgatagtaaataaatacgtGTGTTTAAAATCCAAAGAAGTAAAATTTgactatcaaaaaaaaattgtactcgtaattaaattaagttagttTGTTTGAAACTATGTAGATATatctaaaacatttttgttttgtgttacAGGGTAAAATTGCTACTTAAAAAAACCTAATTGATTACATATTAGTAGGACTTTTAAATAGATATAGGATATTTTTTGATCGACTACTCTGCCGCTTaatcaaacttattttttttgcgtcTCTCTTTGCtgcaaaaaatgtgaaaaattaaaaatattgttgtatATGCGTGtatatatagcatatataCAATATCCCTCctcttgattttatatatataaattttttgttatttttgtcgGTGTTGCTTTTATGCATATTTCCCACAACACATTTGGAGTCGAGCAGCAGCGCTTAAATCATCCAAGGGAGGTGGCGGGGAGAGGGGGATGCAGGAAAGGGATGAAGGCTGGAGGATgcaggatgaggatgaggatggaCAGGAGCAAGCCTGCTTGTAGTTAGTTTGGCGCTGAAGTTGGGCTTAAACCATCATCAGCCATGACTGAGGTGCAATTCCCACTCTTACCCCTCTCCCCTTTACCCCTTTCCCCCACTTATACCTACAACTACCGCCTGTTGATTTATGTTCAGAGTTTGCGTTCATTTATCATTACACTTGAAAGCATTTCCgctttgtttcttttattatgtAATATGTACACACAGATAGATGGACGGGGGTAAGGGAGGAGCAAAGggagacaaaaacaaatgtgtaatacttttaatgcaagttttttacttttcgaaatattgtttttattgcaggTGCAAAATGGGCTGCTTATCATCACAGCAAATGCTTTTAACacttgcattttaaatgcaaattgaaacaatCCACAGagatgaaatataataataataacgatCACAATTTGTAagagtatatattttatacaagcAATTGAAATATGTACAGTTCagcattatttgtttttaaaaaatgtaaacaaaaagaaaatatatatatgacttATCTTTTCTTTTGCCCTTGATTCGTCTGACTTGTATAATCTGTacttatttagtttattttggtATAATTTTATGACCGTATATaagctcaaaatttaatcagagaaatatgaatatgtacatagttaaatatatatattatttaaatatgttttatatatgtgGTAACGATAATCACTGTACAATTCTTTTCTTCTGTTCAACAAAATTCTGACTCAGTCAGTCTTCTTTGGCATTCAGTAAACTTTAGTCGCAAAAtgtttcagaaatttttttgtacaatcCTTGTGATCAATTTTTTATCATCGTTTTCAAAAGCAGTTAATATTTCCAAACGAAATGAGACGAACTTTTGtctaacaataaataatacactGTCCGAATTGAGGTAAGTTCCGAAATATCAAGATTTTTCATtactaattgatttttttagaGCGGAACAGGAAATATTGAAAGATAAAGTCAACAAGGCACAAGATATGCAGGTATTAAAAGCGGATCTGAAGAAAGAAATAGATGATATGGAAGCGGATACTCGATTTCTGAGAGCtgactttcaatttttaaaagcggatgtacaatttattaaagcaGATCTGGAACGGCAAAGAAAATATGAAGAAGATAAGGAATCCAATATCCAACTTCTAAGAGCAGATATTCTATCTGTTAAAGCGGAGCTGGCGCTAGTGATAAAGAATGGAATAGATAAGGAGTCGAGCATTCAATCTCAAAAAGTGGACAATCAATACCTTAGAGATGAGCTGGAAAAACAGAAGAAGGATGGAGTTGATAAGGATTTGTATATTCAACAACTCAAAGCGGAGGTAGAACGacaaaaacagcaaatatATGAACTTGTTAAGCCACACTATTGTGCCGAAGCCAAGTCGAATGGGATCAACGAAATACTCCTTCCCAAATTTAGCCTCCAACCTCTTAAAGTTTCCTGCGATGCGGAAACTCAAGGTGGAAGATGGACGATCATTCTGAGGAGAATGGATGGCAGTGTCAACTTTTATCGAAATTGGACCGATTACAAAAATGGATTTGGAAATCTGGATGGAGAGTTCTTCTTAGGTTTGGATAAAATACACGCACTAACTGCAGAAGGGAGACAGGAGCTACTCGTTGTTCTTGAGGACTTCAGGGGAGTTGAAGTATTTGAGTCGTATGATGCTTTTGCAATTGGCAATGAGGATCAACAATATGTTTTACACACTCTGGGTGAAGCCAGTGGAACTGCCGGCGATTCCTTCAGTGGTAATCGTGGCTGCAAATTTTCCACGTCTGATAATGATAACGACAATAGCTCAAATACCTGTGCTGTTAGTCACTCTAGCGCCTGGTGGTACTCTACTGATTGTGGCTACAGGTATGAAGAAATTGtaagttgttttttaatgcttaGATGACAAAACTGAATTCTTACAGCTACTTGACGGGAATATACAAAGACAACACTGTTGGCAAAGGCATCACTTGGAATTCTTTTCGGGGTTTTACTTACTCCCTGAAAAGAGCTGTTATGATGATTCGACCGAAAGATTGAATATTATGTCTCTCATATATCAACAGCTGTTTTATCAGATACATTTGTTATGCTAATTTATAGAGAATTgacttgaaataaaaaaaaattacctaTCTCTCTATATCTTGCTCTTTTTCATATTCTCTTTTTCATATTCATTCACTTTCTTTGTCTATGTGCTATTTATCTTtatgtctccctctctctctctctctctctctctctctctctctctcctagGAATTCGAACGCATTAGAAGTATTGAGTATACGCCctagaattattattattacgtaGACTAgttcttaataataaataaaattttcagtcATCTTAGTCTTATCattttcacttaaaatattgaaagcatacttttttgggcgagctttgaaaaatatctaaatcGATTTGAAAATCAGATTAATTTCCAACTCACATTTGGTTTATATTttgagcaaatatttaaacacgACTTTCAATTTCGCAATTAAAttcatgaaaaatatttatagcatacTTATTGGGGTCATTGATATtcttaaaacttttaagctgtaatattttaatacaagtattttaaaataaactttagtCTACATACAGAAGTATTTAAAATCGAATTAAATAAGCAGTCACAGTTTATTACGAACATTAAAATGCAGCTGCtttaaagcaattgaaatatttgctttcaattagcagctgcaatttgaaatttgaaatagtCAAGAGCATATTAGTAAATTAATCAATGCCAGAGatatacctatatatatatagatatactatatatgtagttTGGGCTACACTTATTCATAACTAAAAGATGGCCTTGGGCAGCAGCTTTGATGCAGTCAGTTTTTAGTTACATTTTGGGGACAGGTGtaaaatgaatatttgttATCCTTGCATAGATGcgagttttgtgtgtgtgtgtatgtgacaAATAATACCATCTGATTTACGACCAGGCAGACCTAAAAGCAACACGAACTCAGAACCAAATGTGATTACAGAAAAgatgcaaattgaattatgtGTGTTTGGCCAAGAACAAATAAATGAGtgaaaattagataaaatttgGGAAAATGTTTTCCAAAGCTTTTTgattagttaattaaaatgttagttGACATTTCGAAATGAActcaacatttattaaatttaacactCGCCCAACATGTGGCTACTTTTGCAGGTGTCCATATTTATTCTAATTATCATTACAATCAAAACATGacacacaaatttaattgcttaattgAACGCACAACATGAATCTCAACTAAAAGTCTTTGAGCTGCGTTCAGTCGTCTTATTTGGAGCTACGATTTACATAATAAGAGTCTataatctaaattaaaatcaaaatcaac includes the following:
- the LOC117779616 gene encoding fibrinogen C domain-containing protein 1-like; this translates as MLSDSSRIGNIDGTIQLVNFHLSDSRTGLDRQEEVIRDSKKLIFLKNADLSNLRSQERNCGDVIAKSSTSGIYEIVIPSYSKTPFKVACDARTDRGGWTIILRRTDGSENFSRDWNTYKNGFGSLDGEFFLGLDKIHALTSDTSMELLVALEDFEGDIRYERYDRFGIANEDKQYALSTLGEASGTAGDSLRKHHQMKWSTMDRNNDLMVKIPCAAFYTAG
- the LOC117780931 gene encoding ficolin-1-like, whose product is MQVLKADLKKEIDDMEADTRFLRADFQFLKADVQFIKADLERQRKYEEDKESNIQLLRADILSVKAELALVIKNGIDKESSIQSQKVDNQYLRDELEKQKKDGVDKDLYIQQLKAEVERQKQQIYELVKPHYCAEAKSNGINEILLPKFSLQPLKVSCDAETQGGRWTIILRRMDGSVNFYRNWTDYKNGFGNLDGEFFLGLDKIHALTAEGRQELLVVLEDFRGVEVFESYDAFAIGNEDQQYVLHTLGEASGTAGDSFSGNRGCKFSTSDNDNDNSSNTCAVSHSSAWWYSTDCGYSYLTGIYKDNTVGKGITWNSFRGFTYSLKRAVMMIRPKD